In a genomic window of Ranitomeya imitator isolate aRanImi1 chromosome 5, aRanImi1.pri, whole genome shotgun sequence:
- the LOC138637938 gene encoding putative leucine-rich repeat-containing protein DDB_G0290503, whose protein sequence is MEGNMENCQRAHTHLRLENRSDAGPENSEECHEKSDECHEKSDECHEKSDECHEKSDECHEKSDECHEKSDECHEKSDECHEQSDECHEKPDECHEKSDECHEKSDECHEKSDECQEKSDECHEKSDECHEKSDECHEKSDECHEKSDECHEKSDECHEKSDECHEKSDECHEKSDECHEQSDECQEKSDECHEKSDECHEKSDECHEKSDECHEKSDECHEKSDECHEKSDECHEKSDECHEQSDECHEQSDECHEKSDECHEKSDECHEKSYECHEKSDECHEKSDECHEKSDECHEKSDECHEKSDECHEQSDECHEKSDECHEKSYECHEKSDECHEKSEECHEKTDECHEKTDECHEKSDECHEKSDECLEKSDECHEKSDECLEKSDECHEKSDECPEKSDECHEKSDECHEKSDECHEKSDECHESTI, encoded by the coding sequence ATGGAAGGAAACATGGAAAATTGTCAGAGGGCTCACACTCATCTGCGTTTAGAAAATCGTTCTGATGCTGGTCCTGAAAATTCGGAGGAGTGTCATGAAAAGTCAGATGAGTGTCATGAAAAGTCGGATGAGTGTCATGAAAAGTCGGATGAGTGTCATGAAAAGTCGGATGAGTGTCATGAAAAGTCGGATGAGTGTCATGAAAAGTCGGATGAGTGTCATGAAAAGTCGGATGAGTGTCATGAACAGTCGGATGAGTGTCATGAAAAGCCGGATGAGTGTCATGAAAAGTCGGATGAGTGTCATGAAAAGTCGGATGAGTGTCATGAAAAGTCGGATGAGTGTCAAGAAAAGTCGGATGAGTGTCATGAAAAGTCGGATGAGTGTCATGAAAAGTCGGATGAGTGTCATGAAAAGTCGGATGAGTGTCATGAAAAGTCGGATGAGTGTCATGAAAAGTCAGATGAGTGTCATGAAAAGTCAGATGAGTGTCATGAAAAGTCAGATGAGTGTCATGAAAAGTCGGATGAGTGTCATGAACAGTCGGATGAGTGTCAAGAAAAGTCGGATGAGTGTCATGAAAAGTCGGATGAGTGTCATGAAAAGTCGGATGAGTGTCATGAAAAGTCGGATGAGTGTCATGAAAAGTCGGATGAGTGTCATGAAAAGTCAGATGAGTGTCATGAAAAGTCAGATGAGTGTCATGAAAAGTCAGATGAGTGTCACGAACAGTCGGATGAGTGTCACGAACAGTCGGATGAGTGTCACGAAAAGTCGGATGAGTGTCACGAAAAGTCGGATGAGTGTCACGAAAAGTCGTATGAGTGTCATGAAAAGTCGGATGAGTGTCATGAAAAGTCAGATGAGTGTCATGAAAAGTCGGATGAGTGTCATGAAAAGTCAGATGAGTGTCATGAAAAGTCGGATGAGTGTCATGAACAGTCGGATGAGTGTCACGAAAAGTCGGATGAGTGTCACGAAAAGTCGTATGAGTGTCACGAAAAGTCGGATGAGTGTCATGAAAAGTCAGAGGAGTGTCATGAAAAGACGGATGAGTGTCATGAAAAGACGGATGAGTGCCATGAAAAGTCGGATGAGTGTCATGAAAAGTCGGATGAGTGTCTTGAAAAGTCGGATGAGTGTCATGAAAAGTCGGATGAGTGTCTTGAAAAGTCGGATGAGTGTCATGAAAAGTCGGATGAGTGTCCTGAAAAGTCGGATGAGTGTCATGAAAAGTCGGATGAGTGTCATGAAAAGTCGGATGAGTGTCATGAAAAGTCGGATGAGTGTCATGAAAGTACAATCTGA